A single genomic interval of Devosia oryziradicis harbors:
- a CDS encoding methyl-accepting chemotaxis protein: protein MRIGLGGLSIAQKLPAAIVGSALLVSAAVGLAGYLIGASAVASLTQERQEAVAIERAQKVQLYLDGLAEDVIQLSTTAAAQETVRLMEINWSQTENPTETLRKAYVTDNPNPPGERWKLNIANTEIKLNYNFSHNGQHPQLRAVTQARGYVDLYVFDLKGNLLYTVNKNDEYATNLAEGGGPYADTALGRAFREAAAFTEPGQVAFADDVAYAPSGGAQAGFVATTIFTKEGAPAGVLAVQLPLDQVNLTMASRNGMGESGETFIVGSDRLMRSDSAFTASNDYLTTPFDSPVIEAALGGATAQGTYSTYRDVPTITTAVPINFLGQHWALVSVIDEGEAMAPIAHIRNLMLVTGAGLLVGVAALGLLFARSVTKPMTRLTRTMEALSGGDLSAEVRGTERGDELGAMAKAVEVFKENAIRMGDLTEGERAASAQRRIDRASMMQQLQASFGEVVNAAIAGDFSRRVETAFPDPELNELAGSVNGLVETVDRGLSETGAVLASLANTDLTRRVTGQYRGAFERLKTDTNAVAERLAEIVGQLRQTSQSLKAATGELLSGANDLSQRTTRQAATIEETSATIEQLATTVQANAKRAQEASAAASSVATTADEGAVVMAQANQAMERITHSSGKISSIIGLIDDIAFQTNLLALNASVEAARAGEAGKGFAVVAVEVRRLAQSAAEASAEVKTLIEQSGTEVSGGSRLVAEAAAKLGMMLSAARASNELMEEIAHQSQHQATSIDEVNVAVRTLDEMTQHNAALVEQSNAAIEQTESQASELDHIVDVFVLKERSEDPRHLAA, encoded by the coding sequence GCTCAAAAGGTGCAGCTCTATCTTGATGGGCTCGCCGAAGACGTGATCCAGCTCAGCACGACGGCCGCGGCCCAGGAAACCGTGCGGCTGATGGAGATCAACTGGAGCCAGACCGAAAACCCCACCGAGACGCTGCGCAAGGCTTACGTCACCGACAATCCCAACCCGCCAGGGGAGCGCTGGAAGCTCAATATCGCCAATACCGAAATCAAGCTGAACTACAATTTCAGCCACAACGGCCAGCATCCGCAATTGCGCGCCGTGACCCAGGCGCGGGGCTATGTCGATCTCTACGTCTTCGACCTCAAGGGCAACCTGCTCTACACCGTCAACAAGAACGATGAATACGCCACCAATCTGGCCGAAGGCGGCGGTCCCTATGCCGATACCGCGCTCGGTCGCGCCTTCCGCGAGGCCGCCGCATTCACCGAGCCGGGCCAGGTGGCTTTCGCCGATGACGTCGCCTATGCCCCTTCGGGCGGCGCCCAGGCGGGGTTCGTCGCGACCACCATCTTCACCAAGGAAGGCGCCCCGGCCGGCGTACTCGCCGTGCAGCTCCCGCTCGACCAGGTCAATCTCACCATGGCATCGCGGAACGGCATGGGCGAAAGCGGCGAAACCTTTATCGTGGGTAGCGACCGGCTCATGCGCTCAGATTCCGCGTTCACCGCATCGAACGACTACCTTACCACCCCGTTCGACTCCCCTGTGATCGAGGCGGCCCTCGGCGGCGCCACGGCGCAGGGCACCTATTCGACCTACCGCGACGTGCCCACGATCACCACCGCGGTGCCGATCAATTTCCTGGGCCAGCACTGGGCCCTGGTCAGCGTCATCGACGAAGGGGAAGCGATGGCGCCCATCGCCCACATCCGCAACCTGATGCTGGTCACCGGGGCGGGCCTGCTGGTTGGCGTCGCGGCGCTGGGCCTGTTGTTCGCGCGCTCGGTTACCAAGCCCATGACAAGGTTGACCCGAACCATGGAAGCCCTGTCGGGCGGTGACCTCAGCGCCGAAGTCAGAGGCACCGAACGCGGTGATGAACTGGGCGCCATGGCCAAGGCTGTCGAGGTGTTCAAGGAAAACGCCATCAGGATGGGCGATCTGACCGAGGGAGAGCGGGCTGCATCTGCCCAGCGCCGCATCGACCGTGCCAGCATGATGCAACAGCTTCAGGCGTCGTTCGGCGAGGTGGTCAATGCCGCGATCGCCGGCGATTTCTCGAGGCGCGTCGAGACCGCCTTCCCCGATCCCGAACTCAATGAGCTGGCCGGCAGCGTAAATGGCCTGGTCGAAACCGTTGATCGGGGTCTCAGCGAAACCGGCGCCGTGCTGGCTTCGCTGGCCAATACCGATCTCACCCGGCGCGTCACCGGGCAGTATCGCGGCGCCTTCGAACGGCTCAAGACCGATACCAATGCCGTGGCAGAACGGCTGGCCGAGATCGTCGGCCAGCTTCGCCAGACTTCGCAGTCGCTCAAGGCGGCGACAGGGGAACTGTTGTCGGGCGCCAACGACCTCAGCCAGCGCACGACACGCCAAGCCGCGACCATCGAAGAAACCTCGGCCACGATCGAGCAGTTGGCCACCACTGTGCAGGCCAATGCCAAGCGCGCCCAGGAGGCCAGTGCGGCCGCCAGCAGTGTCGCGACCACGGCCGATGAAGGGGCGGTCGTCATGGCCCAGGCCAACCAGGCCATGGAGCGCATAACCCACTCCTCCGGCAAGATATCGAGCATCATCGGCCTTATCGACGACATCGCCTTCCAGACCAACCTCCTGGCGCTCAATGCCTCGGTGGAAGCGGCGCGGGCGGGCGAAGCGGGCAAGGGCTTTGCCGTGGTCGCGGTGGAAGTGCGGCGGCTGGCCCAGTCGGCCGCCGAAGCGTCGGCGGAGGTCAAGACCTTGATCGAACAGTCGGGGACCGAGGTCAGTGGCGGGTCGCGCCTCGTGGCCGAGGCGGCGGCAAAGCTGGGGATGATGCTCAGCGCGGCGCGCGCCAGCAACGAGCTCATGGAGGAAATCGCCCACCAGAGCCAGCATCAGGCTACCTCCATCGATGAGGTCAACGTTGCCGTGCGAACCCTTGATGAGATGACCCAGCACAATGCGGCGCTCGTCGAGCAAAGCAATGCGGCGATCGAGCAAACCGAGTCGCAGGCAAGCGAACTCGACCATATCGTGGATGTGTTCGTGCTCAAGGAGCGCTCGGAAGACCCGCGCCACCTGGCGGCGTGA